CAATTAGTAAAAATAATGGGACATCAAGCGCATGACTCATTAACTGTCTCATTTCCGACTATTTTACCTAAAACCCTCGTTGGCGCAACATCATGCTGTACAGGATTGCTTATTTCAAGGTGTAGCAAGTGTTTTTTCGTGGTCGTGGTGTCTTATAGAATGCGCAGGTCAAACAGTTCATTGCAGCGGACTAATGGCATGGATCCAGCAAGTAGTTCATCAAGGCAAAGCTTACTACTGCTAGATACAAAAAGATCGAAAGGTCAAACTAACAAGCTTTGCACTTAAAGGGAAGCAACCTTCAAGGCAGGACCGGCCTCGGCACCAAGAAGGTGAGTCAACCTCTTCTGAGCGACTTGGGCGGCCTCGTCCCTGACAACGCTCTTAGCACCTTGCTGAAGAGCAACAGGGGCAGAACCGTCGGTCAATCCGAGCTGCTTGTCAGACCAGACGGGCTCAATTAGGGACGCGTTGGGCATTCCGACACCAGCACGACCACCGGCAGCCTTCCACTCCTTAACACGCTTCAAACCAAGAGTGTTGAAGACATTGTCGACAGACGAGACAAGGTGAGCAATCTGCTCTTTGGTGTGACCGGGGGTGGGGGTGATACGCAAACGTTCCTCACCAACAGGGACAGTGGGGTAGTTGATGGACTGGACATAGATCTTGTGCTTGGCAAGAAGCATGTCAGAAGCCTCCTTGGCGAGGGCGGCGTCACCGACAAGGACAGGGATGATGTGAGACGGGTTGGGCACGACAGGGATGTCAAGTTGGTTGAACTGACGCTTGACCTCACGCGTGTTGAGCTGCTGGAGACGACGGTCGCCCATGAACTCTCGCTGGTAAGCGATGGACGCTTGAGCACCGGCAACGAtggcaggaggaagagaagtggtgaagatgaagccCGGGGCGTAAGATCGAACGACATCGACAAAGTCGGCAGAACCGGCAATGTAACCACCAACAACACCGTAGGCTTTACCAAGAGTAGCAGTGATGATATCGATTCGGTCCATGACACTGCCTTTCACAGGCTCAGAGGATTGGCGCGTGGCGAGGTGAGCCTCAAAATCAAGGTGCTCGGCAACGCCAGCACCATTGGGACCGTACATGCCGATGGCGTGCACTTCATCAAGGAATGTAAGCGCACCATATTTGTCTGCAAGATCACAGATGGCTTCAATAGGGGCGACACTACCGCACATGGAGTAGACGCTCTCAAAAGCAATGATCTTGGGGACCTCCTTGGGTACAGTCTTGAGTTTAGCCTCAAGGTCAGCCAAGTCATTGTGCTTCCAAATGACCTTTTTGGCGCCAGAGTGGCGTATACCTTGGATCATAGAAGCGTGATTGC
This DNA window, taken from Cryptococcus deuterogattii R265 chromosome 3, complete sequence, encodes the following:
- a CDS encoding 5-aminolevulinic acid synthase, which translates into the protein MQVTSLLRFSGVCPFLGHSTPSSLRAMASTANSNVSALTATAMTCPMMGPKLASISAARTYASVAGAKEVQQLHQNKNVTIDSTTTGAAAKCPHAKAANDVAVDAHRKAVTAGTFDYQRFYETELEKKHKDKSYRYFNNINRLAAKFPVAHTANTKDEVDVWCANDYLGMSKNPVVIGTMKRTLDRYGSGAGGTRNIAGNGALHLALEDEIASLHRKDAALVFSSCYVANDACLATIGAKLPGCVIFSDASNHASMIQGIRHSGAKKVIWKHNDLADLEAKLKTVPKEVPKIIAFESVYSMCGSVAPIEAICDLADKYGALTFLDEVHAIGMYGPNGAGVAEHLDFEAHLATRQSSEPVKGSVMDRIDIITATLGKAYGVVGGYIAGSADFVDVVRSYAPGFIFTTSLPPAIVAGAQASIAYQREFMGDRRLQQLNTREVKRQFNQLDIPVVPNPSHIIPVLVGDAALAKEASDMLLAKHKIYVQSINYPTVPVGEERLRITPTPGHTKEQIAHLVSSVDNVFNTLGLKRVKEWKAAGGRAGVGMPNASLIEPVWSDKQLGLTDGSAPVALQQGAKSVVRDEAAQVAQKRLTHLLGAEAGPALKVASL